The proteins below come from a single Hyperolius riggenbachi isolate aHypRig1 chromosome 8, aHypRig1.pri, whole genome shotgun sequence genomic window:
- the LOC137527770 gene encoding P2Y purinoceptor 1-like: MSAMLNSSGNVTGCQPQPVNPFIPVFLSFIFFIGFMLNCVSLWIFWFKVKQWNAMVVLQFNLAITDAFITPVVPLIITYCLTGRWSFGVFFCQFKLFILSIHVYGSIYFLTLISIHRYFSVTRNVKRKALTKKTFVTKISVVIWGILMFQGLPFFFVLETSEIHGVTKCLSIHQTDHINLFFVWTWLNLFYGLLIPFSVTLACYSLLIRYLFKVKPMNALSKVMLSKSVMTVFVSLIIFIICYIPNNVTRVVAASFAWIFPDHCSLLEKSEDAFNITAAILGTNCFMDPILYCFASDNYRATFTSWCTFCCTSLQKNHQDNIKNCDCGVQVEAP; this comes from the coding sequence ATGTCTGCGATGTTGAACTCTTCTGGGAACGTTACTGGCTGCCAACCACAACCCGTCAACCCCTTCATCCCTGTCTTCTTAAGCTTCATCTTCTTCATTGGCTTTATGCTCAACTGTGTCAGTTTATGGATCTTCTGGTTCAAAGTTAAGCAATGGAACGCAATGGTGGTCCTCCAGTTCAACTTGGCCATCACGGATGCCTTCATCACCCCAGTGGTTCCTCTGATCATTACATACTGCCTGACGGGCCGATGGAGTTTTGGAGTGTTCTTCTGCCAGTTTAAGCTCTTCATACTGAGCATCCATGTGTATGGGAGCATTTATTTCCTCACCTTAATCAGCATCCACCGATATTTCTCAGTTACCCGCAATGTCAAAAGAAAGGCTTTGACCAAAAAAACATTTGTCACAAAAATTTCTGTTGTTATTTGGGGTATTCTGATGTTTCAAGGCCTTCCTTTTTTCTTTGTTCTTGAAACTTCTGAAATTCACGGCGTGACAAAATGCCTCAGCAtccatcaaactgatcacattaatttattttttgtgtggacCTGGCTCAATCTCTTCTACGGGCTTCTCATTCCTTTTTCTGTAACACTGGCCTGCTACAGTCTACTAATTAGATACCTCTTTAAGGTCAAACCAATGAACGCTCTCAGCAAAGTCATGTTATCCAAGTCAGTGATGACTGTCTTTGTGTCTTTGATAATATTCATCATCTGCTACATTCCCAACAATGTCACCAGAGtcgtagctgcctcctttgcgtgGATCTTCCCAGACCATTGCTCATTATTGGAAAAGTCTGAAGATGCCTTTAATATCACTGCAGCAATACTGGGAACAAATTGCTTCATGGATCCCATACTGTACTGCTTTGCTTCTGACAATTATAGAGCTACATTCACAAGTTGGTGTACTTTCTGTTGTACTTCTCTACAAAAAAACCATCAGGACAACATCAAAAAC